One genomic region from Gossypium hirsutum isolate 1008001.06 chromosome D13, Gossypium_hirsutum_v2.1, whole genome shotgun sequence encodes:
- the LOC107888315 gene encoding 40S ribosomal protein S21 codes for MQNEEGQNMDLYIPRKCSATNRLITSKDHASVQINVGHLDELGRYTGTFSTFALCGFVRAQGDADSALDRLWQKKKAEVRQQ; via the exons ATGCAGAACGAAGAGGGTCAAAACATGGATCTTTATATCCCCAGAAAATG TTCGGCCACTAATAGGCTGATCACCTCGAAGGATCATGCTTCTGTCCAGATTAATGTTGGGCATTTGGATGAGCTTGGCAGATACACTGGAACTTTCTCCACTTTTGCTCTTTGTGGCTTTGTCCGTGCCCAG GGTGATGCTGACAGTGCACTTGACAGGCTTTGGCAGAAGAAGAAAGCTGAAGTCCGACAGCAGTAG